In Felis catus isolate Fca126 chromosome C2, F.catus_Fca126_mat1.0, whole genome shotgun sequence, a single window of DNA contains:
- the NRROS gene encoding transforming growth factor beta activator LRRC33 isoform X1 codes for MELLPLWLCLGFQFLTVEWRNQSGMATAASQGGCELVDGVANCRGQNLASVPSDLPPYSQMLILDANPLKILWNRSLQHYPLLESLSLHRCHLERIGRGAFQGQARLRSLELPDNSLSENYKETAAAFHHLQALQKLDLSGNSLTEDMVALMLQNLSSLEAVSLARNTIMRLDDSVFEGLGHLRELDLQRNYIFEIEGGAFDGLTELRHLNLAYNNLPCIVDFSLTQLRFLNVSYNVLEWFLASGGEAAFELETLDLSHNQLLFFPLLPQCSKLHTLLLRDNNMGFYGDLYNTSSPREMVAQFLLVDGNVTNITTVNLWEEFASSDLADLHFLDMSQNQFQYLPDGFLKKMPSLSHLNLNQNCLMTLHIREHEPPGALTELDLSQNQLSELHLAPGLPGCLRSLRSFNLSSNQLMGIPTGLFADASNLTTIDMSHNQISLCPQPAGLDLPAPPSCVDFRNVASLRSLSLKGCGLGALQDCSFQGTALTHLDLSGNWGVLNGTVAPLRGIAPTLQVLSLRNVGLSSSFRELDFSGFGNLRDLDLSGNSLTSFPRFRGSLALQTLDLRRNSLTALPQGAVSEQLTRSLRTIYLSQNPYDCCGVEGWGSLQRLHAIADSAMVTCNLSSKVIRLIELPGGVPQDCKWERVDMGLLYLVLILPSCLTLLVACTVIFLTFKKPLLQVIKSRCHWSSIY; via the exons ATGGAGTTACTGCCCCTCTGGCTGTGCCTGGGTTTTCAATTCTTGACAGTGGAATGGAGGAATCAAAGTGGAATGGCCACGGCAGCTTCCCAAGGGGGCTGCGAGTTG GTTGATGGAGTAGCCAATTGCCGAGGGCAGAACCTTGCATCAGTGCCCAGCGATCTCCCTCCCTACTCCCAGATGCTCATCCTGGATGCCAACCCGCTTAAGATCCTGTGGAACCGTTCCCTCCAGCACTACCCTCTCCTGGAGAGCCTCAGTCTGCACAGGTGCCACCTGGAGCGCATCGGCCGCGGCGCCTTCCAAGGGCAGGCCCGTCTTCGCAGCCTGGAGCTGCCCGACAACTCCCTCTCAGAGAACTACAAGGAGACAGCGGCTGCCTTCCACCACCTGCAGGCTCTGCAGAAGCTGGACTTGTCAGGGAACTCCCTGACAGAAGACATGGTGGCCCTCATGCTCCAGAACCTCTCTTCGCTGGAGGCTGTGTCCCTGGCGAGGAACACCATCATGAGGCTCGACGACTCTGTCTTTGAGGGCCTGGGGCACCTCAGGGAGCTGGATTTGCAGAGAAACTACATCTTTGAGATTGAGGGTGGCGCTTTCGATGGCTTGACTGAGCTGAGACACCTCAACCTGGCCTATAACAACCTCCCTTGCATCGTGGACTTCAGCCTCACACAGCTACGGTTCCTCAACGTCAGCTACAACGTCCTGGAATGGTTCCTGGCGTCAGGGGGAGAGGCCGCCTTTGAGCTGGAGACGCTGGACCTCTCCCACAATCAGCTGCTCTTTTTCCCACTCTTGCCCCAGTGCAGCAAGTTGCACACGCTCCTGCTGCGGGACAACAACATGGGCTTCTACGGGGACCTGTACAACACCTCTTCGCCGCGGGAGATGGTGGCCCAGTTCCTCCTTGTGGATGGCAATGTGACCAACATCACCACTGTCAACCTCTGGGAAGAGTTTGCGTCCAGTGACCTTGCGGACCTACACTTCCTGGATATGAGCCAGAACCAGTTCCAATACCTGCCTGATGGCTTCCTAAAGAAAATGCCTTCCCTCTCCCACCTGAACCTCAACCAGAATTGCCTGATGACGCTCCACATCCGAGAGCACGAGCCCCCAGGGGCGCTCACTGAGCtggacctgagccagaaccagcTGTCAGAGCTGCACTTGGCCCCGGGGCTCCCCGGCTGCCTGAGGAGCCTCCGGTCATTCAACTTGAGCTCCAATCAGCTCATGGGTATCCCCACTGGCCTTTTTGCTGATGCCAGTAACCTCACTACAATTGACATGAGCCACAATCAGATCTCACTTTGTCCCCAGCCGGCTGGCTTGGACCTCCCGGCCCCCCCAAGCTGTGTGGATTTTAGGAACGTGGCGTCTTTGAGGAGCCTCTCTCTCAAGGGCTGCGGGCTGGGGGCATTACAAGACTGCTCATTCCAGGGGACTGCCCTCACCCACTTAGACCTGTCTGGCAACTGGGGGGTTCTGAATGGGACCGTCGCCCCTCTCCGGGGTATCGCCCCCACGTTACAGGTCCTGTCTCTGAGGAATGTGGGCCTCAGTTCTAGCTTCAGGGAGTTGGACTTCTCTGGGTTTGGGAATCTGAGAGACTTGGATCTGTCAGGGAATTCTTTGACCAGTTTCCCACGGTTCAGGGGCAGCCTGGCCCTGCAGACCCTGGATCTCCGCCGAAACTCGCTCACAGCCCTTCCCCAGGGGGCCGTGTCTGAGCAGCTCACGAGAAGTCTGCGGACCATCTACCTCAGTCAGAATCCGTATGACTGCTGtggggtggagggctgggggTCCCTGCAGCGCCTGCACGCCATTGCCGATTCGGCCATGGTCACTTGCAACCTCTCCTCCAAGGTCATTCGCCTGATTGAGCTGCCCGGAGGCGTGCCTCAGGACTGCAAATGGGAGCGGGTGGACATGGG